From the Comamonas odontotermitis genome, one window contains:
- a CDS encoding Ig-like domain-containing protein: MQVKLILFILTCLGGAQQAIAAKQCLGLPGTYGAVTVSGCANDYAIGVINPASSLPGFTSTYPAYPYDGLALGGLPGNLTCTYNFSHSIATNSITIDLDFIHKNDLNANPPTQDSFTVEINGSAYAFSSSDIIKTPLIDGASPQVIAANLGRIQNAPETYNSSGTVQIGATAPIRTTTLKLSMDSGIGGGVTRVCLDDTAHLPKLVDDSKIISPTSSSSVSVLENDEAGVTLDSAYPLSLSSPATGTLTYSGNQIQFTPTSSFSDTVTYQYQACNTYGDCSLAKVTLIPQAVAPALSTASPVPLLRSWSLAAISFLLASFGIIFYRRNQNKMIS; the protein is encoded by the coding sequence ATGCAAGTCAAATTAATACTTTTCATTCTCACCTGCCTTGGTGGAGCACAACAAGCCATTGCAGCCAAACAATGTCTAGGACTTCCTGGCACTTATGGCGCCGTAACTGTTTCAGGCTGTGCCAATGATTACGCTATTGGAGTTATTAATCCAGCAAGTTCGTTGCCGGGATTTACCTCCACCTACCCTGCCTACCCATATGATGGCCTTGCATTAGGTGGATTGCCTGGAAATTTAACATGCACATATAATTTTAGTCACTCTATTGCCACCAACTCCATCACCATCGACCTAGACTTCATACATAAAAATGATCTAAATGCAAATCCGCCAACGCAAGACTCATTTACCGTTGAAATTAATGGATCAGCTTATGCTTTCAGTTCAAGTGATATTATAAAAACACCTCTTATAGATGGTGCATCACCTCAAGTGATTGCGGCAAATTTGGGAAGAATTCAGAATGCCCCGGAAACCTATAACTCGTCCGGAACAGTTCAAATTGGAGCAACAGCTCCTATTAGAACAACGACTTTAAAATTAAGCATGGATTCAGGAATTGGTGGTGGTGTTACCCGAGTATGCCTTGATGATACTGCCCATTTACCGAAACTCGTTGATGACTCAAAAATTATATCACCCACATCATCATCTAGTGTCAGTGTACTGGAAAACGACGAGGCAGGGGTAACACTCGATTCTGCCTACCCACTATCACTTTCGAGCCCTGCGACTGGGACACTTACTTATTCTGGAAATCAAATTCAATTTACTCCAACCAGTAGTTTTAGCGATACTGTGACATATCAATATCAAGCGTGCAATACTTATGGCGATTGCTCCTTGGCAAAGGTAACACTCATACCTCAAGCAGTTGCTCCAGCCCTATCTACGGCAAGTCCAGTGCCTTTATTAAGAAGCTGGTCTCTAGCAGCAATATCTTTTCTATTAGCCTCTTTTGGCATAATTTTTTATCGCAGAAATCAGAATAAAATGATTAGTTGA
- a CDS encoding IS3 family transposase, with protein sequence MYSYEDRIRAVELYIKLGKRVRPTIRQLGYPTKNSLKGWYNEYQLKLDLSAGYAGREPKFSQAQKAAAIEHYLTHDRCIAATMRALGYPGRGTLTKWVREAFPEARRALVSSVGQRRYPESLKQAGVMELCTRQQSAQTVADKFGVCRPTLYNWKNQLLGREAPASMKHTDQSPQEREREELERQVEILRREVRQLRLEQDLLNKANELLKKGLGVDLQLLSNREKTLLIDALKEHYRLPELLAQLGLARSSYFYHRSRTVVGDKYLVVRQSLTEIFESNHRCYGYRRLQASLAREQGPISEKVVQRLMKQENLVVAKPKRRRFASYLGEISPAPDNIINRDFQAATPNEKWLTDITEFQIPAGKVYLSPIIDCFDGMVVSWTIGTSPDAELVNSMLDAAIETVADTSDRPVVHSDRGGHYRWPGWLSRMSEANLTRSMSRKACSPDNAACEGFFGRLKNELFYPRDWKGTTIEQFIEVVDSYIRWYNEKRIKISLGSLSPVEYRASLGLAA encoded by the coding sequence ATGTATTCCTACGAAGATCGAATCCGAGCCGTTGAGCTCTACATCAAGCTGGGCAAGCGCGTCAGGCCCACCATCCGGCAGCTGGGCTATCCGACGAAGAATTCTTTGAAGGGTTGGTACAACGAGTACCAACTCAAGCTCGACTTGTCCGCTGGCTACGCAGGCCGTGAACCGAAGTTCTCGCAGGCGCAGAAGGCCGCAGCCATCGAGCACTACCTCACCCATGACCGATGCATCGCGGCCACCATGAGGGCGCTGGGCTACCCCGGTCGTGGAACGCTTACCAAATGGGTGCGTGAGGCATTCCCTGAGGCCAGAAGGGCTCTGGTTAGCAGTGTGGGTCAACGAAGGTATCCCGAGAGCTTGAAGCAAGCGGGAGTCATGGAGCTTTGCACTCGGCAGCAAAGTGCGCAAACAGTGGCTGATAAGTTCGGCGTATGCCGGCCAACGTTGTACAACTGGAAGAACCAGCTGCTGGGACGTGAGGCACCCGCATCAATGAAACACACCGATCAATCACCGCAGGAGCGAGAGCGCGAAGAACTCGAGCGCCAGGTTGAGATACTGCGCCGCGAAGTCAGGCAACTGCGCCTTGAGCAGGACCTCTTGAACAAGGCCAATGAACTGTTAAAAAAAGGTCTGGGCGTCGATCTGCAGCTCCTGTCCAACCGGGAGAAGACACTGCTGATTGACGCCCTCAAGGAGCACTACCGCCTGCCAGAGCTCCTCGCACAGTTGGGTCTTGCACGCAGCTCGTACTTCTACCATCGGTCCCGCACAGTGGTCGGCGACAAGTACCTTGTGGTGCGCCAGTCCCTTACCGAGATCTTTGAGTCCAACCACCGCTGCTACGGCTACCGCAGGCTGCAAGCCTCTCTGGCCAGAGAGCAAGGCCCGATCTCCGAGAAAGTGGTGCAGCGGCTGATGAAGCAAGAGAATCTGGTCGTCGCAAAGCCCAAGCGGCGCAGGTTCGCGTCCTACCTCGGCGAGATCAGCCCGGCACCAGATAACATCATCAACCGTGACTTCCAGGCGGCCACCCCAAATGAAAAGTGGCTCACGGACATTACAGAATTCCAGATCCCAGCAGGCAAGGTGTACCTGTCACCCATCATCGATTGCTTCGACGGCATGGTGGTGAGCTGGACCATTGGAACGAGCCCGGACGCAGAGCTGGTCAACTCAATGCTGGATGCAGCTATTGAGACAGTGGCAGACACAAGCGATCGTCCAGTGGTCCACTCTGATCGTGGTGGCCACTACCGTTGGCCAGGCTGGCTCTCTAGGATGAGCGAGGCGAACCTCACCCGCTCGATGTCTCGCAAGGCCTGCTCTCCTGACAACGCGGCTTGCGAAGGCTTCTTCGGCCGCCTCAAGAACGAGTTGTTCTATCCTCGGGACTGGAAGGGCACGACCATCGAGCAGTTCATTGAGGTGGTCGACTCGTACATCCGCTGGTACAACGAGAAGCGGATCAAGATATCCCTTGGCTCTCTCAGCCCTGTTGAATACCGGGCGAGCCTTGGACTTGCGGCGTAA
- a CDS encoding LysE family translocator, with amino-acid sequence MLEVSWLPFIATSLLIIITPGQDLILVMTRTLSGGVRLGVLTAAGVSSGLLVHTILVCLGLGAFLQGSAWLFSVLKLLGALYLLFLGFMLIRSANSHSIIESKNTPISYKNAFIQGALSNITNPKIALFYLAFLPQFIPVSSTHSILSLFILGIAFSLLTFLVKGPVALLANLLSTAIQRNPKILTRINQTSGLVLITLGIKLAIDTPSR; translated from the coding sequence ATGCTAGAAGTATCGTGGCTGCCATTTATCGCCACATCTCTTTTAATCATTATTACACCAGGTCAAGACTTGATCTTGGTGATGACACGCACATTATCTGGAGGAGTTCGGCTCGGTGTATTGACAGCAGCAGGAGTTAGCTCAGGCCTCCTTGTTCACACCATTCTGGTATGCCTTGGATTAGGAGCATTTCTCCAAGGGTCTGCCTGGCTATTTTCGGTACTAAAGCTTCTTGGCGCCTTGTATTTGCTATTTCTAGGATTTATGCTAATTCGCTCAGCAAACAGCCATTCTATAATTGAATCAAAAAATACACCTATCTCTTACAAGAACGCATTTATTCAGGGTGCGCTATCAAATATCACAAACCCCAAAATTGCTCTATTCTATTTAGCATTTTTGCCACAATTCATCCCCGTAAGCTCTACGCATTCAATCCTATCCCTTTTTATCTTAGGCATAGCATTTTCGCTATTGACATTTCTTGTAAAAGGCCCGGTAGCATTACTTGCAAATCTACTATCAACTGCTATCCAACGCAATCCAAAAATATTGACAAGAATCAATCAAACAAGTGGACTGGTATTAATAACTCTAGGTATCAAGCTAGCAATAGACACACCTTCACGCTAA
- a CDS encoding Lrp/AsnC family transcriptional regulator — protein sequence MLDSLDKRILRALQRDSSRTNAELAHEVGLSATPCLRRVHLLEERGVITDYVAILNPAAVDLKFTAFVRITLESQDKETIEHFASEMEKAPEVLECHLMAGSYDYLLRVIATDLDDYQRFQMETLTKVKGIQNVVTEIPLRRVKQTTRLPI from the coding sequence ATGCTTGATTCCTTAGACAAACGAATTCTTCGTGCTCTCCAGCGAGATTCGAGCCGGACCAATGCGGAACTTGCGCATGAGGTAGGACTCTCTGCTACGCCATGTCTGCGGCGCGTTCATCTACTTGAAGAGCGCGGCGTGATTACGGACTATGTAGCTATCCTGAATCCTGCTGCTGTGGATCTCAAGTTCACAGCCTTCGTACGCATCACGTTGGAGAGCCAAGACAAGGAAACCATTGAGCACTTTGCAAGCGAGATGGAAAAAGCTCCAGAAGTTCTTGAGTGTCACTTGATGGCTGGGAGCTATGACTATCTTCTGCGTGTCATCGCTACAGATCTGGATGACTATCAACGCTTCCAGATGGAGACGCTCACAAAGGTCAAAGGGATACAGAACGTTGTTACAGAGATCCCGTTGAGGCGAGTCAAGCAGACGACCCGCCTACCTATATAA
- a CDS encoding alpha/beta fold hydrolase has protein sequence MFPSSHYTTCAGYEVHFMEWGARDAPVVIAWHGLARTGRDMDDLAAHLSGRYRVICPDTLGRGLSQWATKPEEEYCLAFYARLAGDLFERLGVERAHWIGTSMGGAIGTVGAAGRYEPRLKGRIRSLLLNDNAPRLADEALARIKAYAGRPPVFDTVHELEAFFREVYLPYGWLSDAQWRRLTETSMRRLPDGRVTTHYDPDMVQQFTKYENDYLIWDHYDALDIPVMCLRGEHSDLVLREVTDEMLRRGPGMHGLLQVVEVPNCGHAPALNTPRHYAIVDRFLAHAENFERSCNLSVRDGAIIG, from the coding sequence ATGTTTCCCTCATCTCACTACACCACTTGCGCGGGCTACGAAGTCCATTTCATGGAATGGGGTGCTCGCGATGCACCTGTGGTGATTGCTTGGCATGGCCTGGCACGCACGGGGCGTGATATGGATGATCTAGCTGCACATCTGAGCGGCCGCTACCGGGTGATCTGCCCCGACACGTTGGGCAGAGGCCTGAGCCAGTGGGCAACAAAGCCCGAGGAGGAATACTGCCTGGCTTTCTACGCGCGGCTCGCAGGCGATCTGTTCGAGAGGCTTGGCGTCGAGCGTGCGCACTGGATTGGCACTTCAATGGGCGGCGCCATTGGCACCGTTGGCGCGGCTGGCCGCTACGAGCCTCGGCTAAAGGGGCGAATCCGCAGCCTGCTGCTTAATGACAACGCACCACGCCTTGCTGACGAGGCCCTGGCGCGCATAAAGGCATATGCTGGTCGTCCGCCCGTATTTGACACGGTTCATGAGCTCGAGGCTTTTTTTAGAGAGGTTTACCTCCCCTACGGGTGGCTCAGTGACGCGCAGTGGCGCCGCCTGACCGAAACCTCTATGCGCCGCTTGCCCGATGGTCGTGTGACAACACACTACGACCCGGATATGGTGCAGCAATTCACTAAATACGAAAATGACTATCTGATATGGGATCACTACGATGCGTTAGATATCCCTGTAATGTGCTTACGTGGAGAGCATTCCGATCTAGTCCTACGCGAGGTAACAGATGAAATGCTTAGGCGTGGCCCTGGCATGCACGGACTACTCCAGGTCGTGGAGGTGCCAAACTGCGGCCATGCACCTGCGCTCAACACGCCTAGGCACTATGCAATAGTGGACCGTTTCTTAGCGCACGCAGAAAATTTTGAGCGGTCCTGTAATTTGTCTGTACGGGACGGCGCCATCATAGGGTAA
- a CDS encoding YqaJ viral recombinase family nuclease yields MPITVVPSQQALQPVPANPSAPNRSVPHARSAGPTPRPALRLVSTRDLPRESWLDVRRRGIGSSDAAAAVGLSPYQSQLELWMHKSGKADMLPSIDPNDETSPLYWGTLLEPIVAAHYTKRTGRRVRRVNAVLGHPRIPWMLANIDREVVGAPDVQILECKTAGIHGAKLWKDGVPEYVQLQVMHQLAVTGKQAADVAVLIGGQELQIHRIERDEAMIAQLIALEEQFWGWVQRGEQPPADASDSADLALRCIYPQDSGETIDLSEDVTASQAFAQLLQVRQQINDWESQEALLKHQIQQRMGSASRASFDSGSISWKRSKEGQTFDAARFQQEHPEIASRYMQPKAGRRRFLVQAEDMPGH; encoded by the coding sequence ATGCCTATTACCGTTGTTCCCTCGCAGCAGGCCTTGCAGCCTGTTCCCGCCAATCCCTCTGCGCCAAATCGTTCTGTGCCTCATGCCAGGTCGGCGGGTCCCACCCCGCGCCCAGCGCTGCGCCTGGTCTCCACCCGGGATCTGCCCCGCGAGAGCTGGCTCGATGTGCGCAGACGCGGCATCGGCAGCTCCGATGCCGCTGCCGCCGTGGGTCTGAGCCCCTACCAGTCCCAGCTGGAGCTCTGGATGCACAAGTCCGGCAAGGCCGATATGCTGCCGTCCATCGATCCTAACGATGAGACTTCTCCGCTGTACTGGGGCACTTTGCTCGAACCCATCGTGGCAGCCCACTACACCAAACGTACCGGACGCCGGGTGCGCCGCGTCAATGCCGTCCTGGGCCATCCCCGCATTCCCTGGATGCTGGCCAACATCGACCGGGAGGTCGTGGGTGCCCCAGATGTCCAGATCCTGGAATGCAAGACCGCAGGCATCCATGGTGCCAAGCTCTGGAAGGACGGTGTGCCCGAGTATGTGCAACTGCAGGTCATGCACCAGTTGGCCGTGACCGGCAAGCAGGCTGCGGATGTTGCCGTGCTGATCGGTGGTCAGGAGTTGCAGATCCATCGCATAGAGCGCGATGAGGCCATGATCGCGCAGCTCATTGCGCTGGAAGAACAATTCTGGGGTTGGGTTCAGCGGGGAGAGCAACCACCGGCTGATGCCTCTGACAGTGCCGATCTGGCGCTGCGCTGTATCTATCCGCAAGATTCGGGCGAAACCATTGATCTGTCGGAAGACGTTACTGCTTCACAAGCCTTTGCCCAACTCCTACAGGTGCGGCAGCAGATCAATGATTGGGAGTCACAGGAGGCTTTGCTCAAGCACCAGATCCAACAGCGGATGGGGTCAGCCTCCCGTGCCAGCTTTGACAGCGGAAGCATCAGCTGGAAGCGCAGCAAGGAGGGGCAGACCTTCGATGCAGCGCGGTTTCAGCAAGAGCACCCGGAAATCGCTTCCCGCTACATGCAGCCCAAGGCGGGCAGAAGGCGGTTCCTGGTACAGGCCGAGGACATGCCGGGTCATTGA
- a CDS encoding recombination directionality factor, whose protein sequence is MIQGLMMTPPVVGRIAIGKMVERNGKRLPEKDDEFTITTQVQNRAGWVLHPMDAALRSQVAHSANPATAPMPANPAGLQVQESEQLFSRSIPDASPPPKANLQGKLAERAKVQGASSEPLNQQTPNTDAGTAANAAPASGMTTTRPIQAPPKLRSIPVRLLFNDPGLNLRAAYTLFDRATARPVCVGDGESCKRVRQGIVESHPCPGPDHCALGMEGSCKLFGRFHVRIDHPANQVDACSTFVLRTTGVNTVRTLMARMQYFQAISGGLLAYLPLELRLRGKSTAQSHRSPIYYVDLCVRQSLSLEAAVHKAREAAEHARQMGLDQAALDAAARAGYALGVFEESAEEAAGVLQEFYPAADPGQDSAYQQEACHGQEIQA, encoded by the coding sequence ATGATCCAAGGACTGATGATGACGCCGCCTGTCGTTGGCCGAATTGCCATCGGCAAGATGGTCGAGCGCAATGGCAAGCGTTTGCCCGAGAAGGATGATGAGTTCACCATCACCACCCAGGTACAAAACCGTGCAGGCTGGGTATTGCATCCCATGGATGCCGCTCTGCGTTCGCAGGTTGCGCACTCAGCAAATCCGGCAACTGCGCCAATGCCTGCCAATCCGGCGGGCCTGCAGGTGCAAGAATCGGAGCAGCTATTCTCCCGCTCGATCCCTGATGCCTCGCCACCTCCCAAAGCCAACCTGCAGGGCAAACTCGCAGAGCGGGCCAAGGTGCAAGGTGCATCTTCGGAGCCACTGAATCAGCAGACGCCTAATACAGATGCAGGAACTGCTGCAAATGCTGCCCCCGCCTCTGGTATGACTACCACCAGGCCAATTCAGGCACCACCCAAGCTGCGCAGCATCCCGGTACGTCTCTTGTTCAATGATCCTGGGCTGAACTTGCGTGCCGCCTACACCCTGTTTGACCGGGCTACGGCCAGGCCCGTCTGTGTGGGCGACGGCGAAAGTTGCAAACGGGTGCGCCAAGGCATTGTGGAGTCTCACCCCTGTCCCGGGCCAGATCACTGTGCGCTCGGGATGGAGGGGAGCTGCAAGCTCTTTGGGCGCTTTCATGTGCGCATCGACCATCCAGCCAACCAAGTTGATGCCTGCAGTACCTTTGTGCTGCGCACTACTGGCGTCAACACGGTTCGCACATTGATGGCGCGCATGCAGTACTTCCAGGCGATCTCGGGAGGACTGCTGGCCTACCTGCCGCTGGAGCTGCGCTTGCGGGGTAAATCTACCGCGCAGTCGCATCGCTCGCCTATCTACTACGTGGATCTGTGCGTTCGCCAGAGTTTGAGTCTGGAAGCAGCCGTGCACAAGGCCCGGGAAGCGGCGGAGCATGCCCGGCAGATGGGATTGGACCAAGCGGCCTTGGACGCAGCAGCCCGCGCAGGCTATGCCCTGGGGGTGTTTGAGGAGAGCGCAGAGGAAGCCGCTGGCGTGCTCCAGGAGTTCTATCCTGCGGCAGACCCCGGCCAGGATAGCGCTTACCAACAGGAGGCCTGTCATGGTCAAGAAATCCAAGCATGA
- a CDS encoding IS3 family transposase: protein MRHDYKLADLLEVAGLARSTFYYQCQAAQRVDQQRAMEARIRTVYDEHKGRYGYRRITAALCNSMAEPVNHKCVQRLMQKMGLRALIRAKKRSRHIPGMSDAHVPNVLRRDFCATAPNQKWASDVTEFNVRGQKLYLSACMDLYCGEIVSYRMARRPVFELVSGTLETALSRAKSAADLIVHSDQGWHYKMQPYRAMLASYGVKQSLQEGFHRTCPGRREEPSLGLPCRRRQA from the coding sequence TTGAGGCATGACTATAAGCTGGCGGACTTGTTGGAGGTAGCAGGCTTGGCGCGCAGCACGTTCTACTACCAGTGCCAGGCGGCCCAGCGCGTCGACCAACAACGAGCCATGGAGGCCAGAATTCGTACTGTGTATGACGAGCACAAGGGCCGCTACGGATACCGGCGGATCACGGCAGCGCTGTGTAATTCAATGGCGGAGCCGGTCAACCACAAGTGCGTGCAGCGTCTGATGCAAAAGATGGGGCTGCGTGCGTTGATCCGGGCGAAGAAGCGCTCCCGGCATATCCCGGGCATGAGTGATGCGCACGTACCCAACGTTCTGCGGCGTGACTTCTGCGCGACTGCGCCGAACCAGAAGTGGGCGAGCGATGTCACCGAGTTCAATGTACGCGGCCAAAAGCTTTACCTGTCAGCCTGCATGGACCTGTACTGCGGCGAGATCGTCTCGTACCGCATGGCACGGCGGCCAGTCTTCGAGCTGGTTTCCGGCACGCTCGAGACAGCGCTCTCGCGCGCCAAGTCCGCCGCTGACCTGATCGTGCACTCCGACCAAGGTTGGCACTACAAGATGCAGCCCTACAGAGCGATGCTGGCGAGTTATGGTGTCAAGCAAAGCCTTCAAGAAGGCTTTCATCGAACGTGCCCTGGCCGGCGAGAAGAACCATCACTTGGGTTACCCTGTCGGCGCAGACAAGCCTGA
- a CDS encoding helix-turn-helix domain-containing protein, translated as MSAKPTPPSRLPDPNNLLEVLAYWIRLKRVDKGWSQERLAMECELDRTYVSAVERSRWNVSLSNIERLAQALGVEPWTLLKPPASHPTSVTGT; from the coding sequence ATGTCTGCCAAACCGACCCCACCGTCCCGACTGCCTGATCCGAACAACCTGCTTGAAGTGCTGGCCTATTGGATCCGGCTCAAGCGGGTGGACAAGGGCTGGTCGCAGGAGCGGTTGGCGATGGAGTGCGAACTGGACCGCACCTATGTGTCAGCCGTGGAGCGATCACGCTGGAATGTGTCGCTCTCCAATATCGAGCGGCTGGCTCAGGCCTTGGGAGTGGAGCCTTGGACGCTTTTAAAACCTCCGGCAAGTCACCCTACGAGTGTTACCGGCACGTAG
- a CDS encoding branched-chain amino acid ABC transporter permease yields MLNRLLSGDYPRSRVLAAILMALLLGLALAPFIFPGVKALSVAAKVLVFVVLVASFDLLLGYTGIVSFAHTMFFGIGAYGVAVATTRMGPTWSALAVGLAGALMLSLLLSLAVGLFSLRVRAIFFAMITLAVAAAFQTLASQLSDITGGEDGLTFKVPEILSPSFELFDDPFLGVTIDGRLICYYLLFVAAVLLVLALLRIVNSPFGRVLQAIRENEFRAEAIGYRVVVYRTTSSVISALFATLAGAMLALWLRYNGPETSLSFEIMMDCLLIVVIGGMGTIYGSVIGAVLFLAAQSYLQDLLRLASEATSALPWLSALLSPDRWLLWLGLLFVLSVYYFPTGVVGRLRVSTQRKV; encoded by the coding sequence ATGCTGAACCGACTCCTCTCCGGCGACTATCCGCGAAGCCGCGTGCTGGCCGCCATACTCATGGCCCTGCTGCTGGGCCTGGCGCTCGCGCCCTTCATCTTTCCCGGTGTCAAGGCGCTGTCCGTGGCCGCCAAGGTGTTGGTGTTCGTGGTGCTGGTGGCGAGCTTCGATCTGCTGCTGGGCTACACGGGCATCGTGAGCTTCGCGCACACCATGTTCTTCGGCATCGGCGCCTATGGCGTGGCCGTGGCCACCACGCGCATGGGGCCCACCTGGTCGGCGCTGGCCGTGGGCTTAGCGGGGGCGCTCATGCTCTCGCTGCTGCTGTCGCTCGCCGTGGGCCTGTTCTCGCTGCGCGTGCGTGCCATCTTCTTCGCGATGATCACGCTGGCGGTGGCTGCCGCGTTCCAGACGCTGGCATCGCAGCTGTCCGACATCACGGGCGGCGAGGATGGACTTACCTTCAAGGTGCCCGAGATCCTGTCGCCGAGCTTCGAGCTCTTCGACGATCCGTTCCTCGGCGTCACTATCGACGGGCGCCTGATCTGCTACTACCTGCTCTTCGTGGCCGCCGTGCTGCTGGTGCTCGCGCTGCTGCGCATCGTGAACTCGCCGTTCGGCCGCGTGCTGCAGGCCATCCGCGAGAACGAGTTCCGCGCCGAGGCCATCGGCTACCGCGTGGTGGTGTACCGCACCACGTCGAGTGTCATCTCTGCACTGTTCGCCACGCTCGCGGGAGCCATGCTCGCGCTCTGGCTGCGCTACAACGGACCCGAAACGTCCCTCTCGTTCGAGATCATGATGGACTGCCTGCTCATCGTCGTCATAGGTGGCATGGGCACCATCTACGGCTCAGTCATTGGCGCCGTGCTGTTCCTGGCGGCGCAGAGCTACTTGCAGGACCTGTTGCGCCTCGCGAGTGAAGCAACGTCTGCGCTACCCTGGCTCTCGGCGCTGCTCTCGCCGGACCGCTGGCTATTGTGGCTCGGCCTGTTGTTCGTACTGTCGGTCTACTACTTCCCCACCGGCGTGGTGGGAAGGCTGCGTGTGAGCACTCAGCGCAAGGTTTGA
- a CDS encoding helix-turn-helix domain-containing protein: MKKYETEFKLEVVQSFLAGEGGAKLLARRWSVPEEKVRTWVSHYRLYGIDGLRPKRSAYSAQFKLQVLVHQD; encoded by the coding sequence ATGAAGAAGTACGAGACGGAGTTCAAACTGGAAGTGGTCCAGAGCTTCTTGGCAGGCGAAGGCGGCGCGAAGCTTTTGGCTCGTCGGTGGTCGGTGCCTGAGGAGAAGGTCCGCACCTGGGTGAGCCACTACCGACTGTACGGCATCGACGGCTTGCGCCCCAAGCGCAGCGCGTACAGTGCGCAGTTCAAGCTGCAGGTGCTGGTTCATCAGGATTGA
- a CDS encoding DUF932 domain-containing protein: MSHLIDTMAYTGQTPWHQLGHALPKKQSIDTWAQAAGMQWQILETPVRYLASDASGSASALYGEPMEFPDQKVLYRSDTKAPLSVVSNRYQVVQPRDVLEFYRDLTEVAGYELETAGVLKAGRKFWALARTGKSSALKGDDLVNGYLLLATSCDGTLATVAMPTTVRVVCNNTLAIALQGGVNAVKVPHSTSFDAQAVKRQLGIAVGQWDSFMYQMRTLAERKVKSHEAMNFFLKVLCDTDKPSISGASKGGLTNERALQKAQMLYDGHGRGATKQAAQGTAWGLLCSITEYVDHERRARSQDNRLDSAWFGQGAAVKQRALEYAMQLVA; encoded by the coding sequence ATGTCTCATCTCATCGACACCATGGCCTACACCGGTCAAACTCCCTGGCACCAATTGGGCCATGCTTTACCCAAGAAGCAATCCATCGATACCTGGGCGCAAGCCGCTGGCATGCAGTGGCAGATCCTCGAAACGCCGGTCCGCTATCTGGCGTCTGATGCCTCAGGATCTGCATCCGCGCTGTATGGCGAGCCCATGGAGTTTCCCGACCAGAAGGTGCTCTACCGCAGCGACACCAAAGCGCCCTTGTCGGTGGTCAGCAACCGCTATCAGGTTGTTCAGCCCCGCGATGTTCTGGAGTTCTACCGCGACCTCACTGAGGTTGCAGGTTATGAGCTGGAAACCGCAGGCGTGCTCAAGGCTGGCCGCAAGTTCTGGGCATTGGCGCGTACTGGCAAATCGTCCGCTCTCAAAGGCGATGACCTGGTCAATGGCTATTTGCTGCTCGCCACCTCCTGCGACGGGACACTTGCCACTGTTGCCATGCCCACCACCGTGCGGGTCGTCTGTAACAACACCTTGGCTATTGCGCTGCAAGGCGGTGTGAATGCGGTCAAGGTGCCGCACTCCACCAGCTTCGATGCCCAGGCCGTCAAACGCCAGTTGGGCATTGCCGTAGGCCAATGGGACAGCTTCATGTACCAGATGCGCACCTTGGCCGAGCGCAAGGTCAAGAGCCACGAGGCCATGAACTTCTTCCTCAAGGTGCTATGTGATACCGACAAGCCCAGTATTTCTGGAGCGAGCAAGGGAGGTCTCACGAACGAGCGCGCATTGCAAAAAGCCCAGATGCTCTACGACGGCCATGGGCGCGGCGCCACCAAGCAAGCCGCACAGGGCACTGCCTGGGGATTGCTGTGTTCGATCACTGAGTATGTGGACCATGAGCGCCGGGCTCGCAGCCAAGACAACCGGCTTGACAGCGCCTGGTTCGGCCAGGGCGCGGCGGTCAAGCAGCGGGCGCTCGAATATGCCATGCAGTTGGTGGCTTGA